In a genomic window of Platichthys flesus chromosome 24, fPlaFle2.1, whole genome shotgun sequence:
- the lrch4 gene encoding leucine-rich repeat and calponin homology domain-containing protein 4 isoform X1 encodes MAAGDGALPATVAASRSVEKALEEAAASGALNLATRKLKEFPRSARNYDLSDITHADLSKNRICELPEELCQFISLETLSLYHNGMRSLSPSLGNLQALTYLNLSRNLLSSLPPSVFQLPLLRVLIVSNNKLSSLPASIHSLTHLRQLDISCNELQCLPAELGQLECLRDLNLRRNQLTTLPEEISELPLVRLDVSCNRISHVPLCYRHLRHLQSIMLDNNPLQMPPAQICSKGKYHIFKYLNMEACKRSQEELERHLRPTGFNSCLSDHELFTGQFGGLDSGFNSVDSGSKRWSGNESADDFSERSLRLAEVSRDHRNLEEEEEEDGSPQEANKAVNGEAEQVDFIDSSVTEQEEEENKLDPRTPPLDQKEKTSPSQTQDSTTCRSSLHVEVVPPSSPSSSPLSPSSPTMEERRRPGTLLIWQERERLQQQREKASLLKPSTKTGSHVATAPEAGSSSAGTSPENSSSLAGLRQRCASAEQMGSLSPSVLLQRSSSRPDVLPSPKTSPPPGQTHKPNSFLFRTSSRSNVKPTGSIFTLGESGRSESRTTLRSPKEDRQDITHLRKTVESRLKINLPEDLGEALSNGTILCQLVNQIRPRSVSIIHIPSPAVPKLSSAKSRLNVENFITACRKLGVPETNVCACSDVLLCKLPVVLRCVAALLAAEGGGMAKDHSPCHSSPLSSSPSSSSSSLLSTDFLLFYCAVMALLYVVYCYLLT; translated from the exons ACCTGTCTAAGAACCGTATCTGTGAGTTGCCGGAGGAGCTCTGTCAGTTCATCTCTCTGGAGACACTGAGCCTTTACCACAATGGGATGCGTTCATTGTCCCCCAGCCTGGGCAACCTCCAGGCTCTCACCTACCTCAACCTCAG TCGTAATCTCCTGTCCAGTTTACCCCCGTCGGTGTTCCAGCTTCCTCTCCTGCGAGTGCTCATCGTCAGCAACAACAAGCTGTCTTCGCTGCCCGCCTCCATACACTCCCTCACACACCTCCGACAGCTG GATATAAGCTGCAATGAGCTGCAGTGTTTGCCTGCAGAGCTCGGTCAGCTGGAGTGTCTGAGGGACTTAAACCTGAGGAGGAACCAGCTCACCACACTGCCTGAAG AAATATCCGAGCTCCCTCTCGTCCGGCTCGATGTGTCCTGCAACCGCATTTCCCACGTGCCCCTGTGCTACCGCCACCTGCGACATCTCCAGAGCATTATGCTGGACAACAACCCGCTGCAAATGCCGCCTGCGCAGATCTGCTCCAAGGGCAAATACCACATCTTCAAGTACCTCAACATGGAGGCATGCAAGAGGagccaggaggagctggagagacacCTGAGACCCACTGGATTCAACAGCTG CCTGTCAGACCATGAGCTGTTCACAGGTCAGTTTGGTGGACTGGACTCTGGCTTCAACAGTGTGGATAGCGGCAGCAAGAGATGGTCTGGGAATGAG TCAGCAGACGACTTCTCTGAGCGCTCCCTCCGCTTGGCTGAGGTCAGCAGAGACCAcaggaacctggaggaggaggaagaggaggatggatcTCCTCAGGAAGCGAACAAAG CGGTGAACGGCGAGGCTGAGCAGGTGGACTTCATCGACAGCAGTGTAacggagcaagaggaggaggagaacaagcTGGATCCACGCACACCTCCTCTG GATCAGAAGGAGAAAACGTCACCGTCTCAAACCCAGGACTCAACAACATGCAG GTCCAGCCTCCACGTGGAGGTGGTCCCCCCGTCGTCGCCCTCCTCATCTCCCCTATCCCCCTCCAGCCCCACCATGGAGGAACGCAGGAGGCCGGGAACCCTTCTCATCtggcaggagagagagcggctgcagcagcagagagagaaagccag TTTGCTGAAGCCATCGACCAAAACAGGAAGTCACGTGGCCACGGCACCGGAGGCAGGAAGTAGTTCAGC TGGTACATCTCCAGAGAACAGCAGCTCCCTCGCAGGCCTGCGGCAGAGATGTGCA AGTGCTGAACAGATGGGCTCATTGTCTCCCTCAGTACTTCTACAGCGCTCCTCCAGTAGACCAG ATGTCCTGCCCTCCCCGAAGACGTCTCCTCCACCGGGTCAGACCCATAAACCCAACAGCTTCCTGTTCCGCACTTCCTCCCGCAGCAATGTCAAACCCACAG GCTCCATCTTTACTCTGGGCGAGTCCGGCAGAAGTGAGTCTCGCACGACGCTGCGTTCTCCTAAAGAGGATAGACAAGACATCACACATCTACGCAAG ACTGTGGAGTCTCGGCTGAAGATCAATTTACCGGAGGATCTGGGTGAGGCCTTATCCAACGGCACCATCCTCTGCCAGCTGGTTAACCAGATCCGACCACGCTCCGTATCAATCATCCACATTCCCTCCCCAGCAGTG CCAAAACTTAGTTCAGCAAAGAGTCGACTCAACGTGGAAAACTTCATCACTGCTTGTCGCAAGCTGGGAGTCCCTGAG accaatgtgtgtgcatgctctgATGTGCTTCTATGTAAGCTGCCCGTTGTGCTGCGCTGTGTGGCAGCCCTGCTGGCCGCGGAGGGGGGTGGAATGGCGAAGGACCACTCCCCTTGCCACTCCTCGCCTTTGTCTTCATCGCCCTCATCCTCGTCTTCGTCGCTGCTGTCCACAGATTTCCTGCTCTTCTACTGTGCGGTCATGGCCCTGCTCTACGTCGTCTACTGCTACCTTCTCACctag